ATGGGCTCCGGGACCAGGTTGTCCTTGTGGACGAACCGCCGGAGGTAGCCGGCGCCTTCGGTGCCGCCGGAGCCCTCCATTCCGGGCAGGTAGCGGCGGCCGAACCCGTAGTGCCGGCCGCGCCAGGTCAGCAGCGTGCGCTCGACCTCGGCGAAGCCCTCGGTCAGCGCCGGAACGCCGGCCTCCAGCACCGCGTCGCGCAGCGGACGCACCGAGCGCAGCGGCGGCACGGTCAGCTCGTAGAGGTGGTCGAACTTCGTGTAGGCCTCGACCTTGCGCGCGTCGTAGCCGTAGATGACCAGTTCCATCATGTGGTAGTTCAGCGACTGGACGGCGCTGGCCTCGCCCGTGGCGTCGCGGAACACCAGGAACAGCTCGGGGGTGAGCGTCTTCAGCACGTGGAAGATGTGGTTGGGCAGTTCCGCGTACTGGGTGAGCTGCGCCATCAGCGCCTTCGCCAGTTCGTCGTCGCGCCCGATCGCCATCCGCGCCCGCACGGTGAAGTAGCGGATCAGGTAGAAGGCCAACTCGCAGGCCTGCACCGCGCGCAGGAACATGTGCTCGTGGTGGTCGCCGGAGGCGAGGAAGCCGGAGCAGCGGGTCAGGACGGACGCCTGCCATCGCGCCAGGTCGTCGTCGCGCGAGCGGTCGATGATCTCGCCGCCCGTGGTGTCGCCGCCGGTCTCCACCCGCAACTGCCGGACGTGCTCGCGCAGGACGTCCAGCCGTCGTAAGCGCTCCTCGGTGTTGTCGGCCTCGGTGAGCCGCGGCGCGGCCCGGCGCTCGACCGCGTCCAGGTCGGCCAGGGTGGCCTCCAGGGCGAGCACCGCGCCGGCCACCGGCTCGGTCGGGTGCAGGTCGAGGAACCACGAGTAGACGTGCAGGTTGGCGTAGCGGTAGTACTGCGGGATGGGCTCCCGGCTGAACGAGCGGGTCAGCAGCCGCATCACCTCGCTCGCGCAACTCTGCTCGGAGTAGGCCTCTTCGTAGAGCTTGGTCAGCAGGTCGCGCTCACCCGCGGTCAGCGCCTCGCGGCCCGCCCTCTCCTGGATCTGTGCGACCTCGTCGCATCGTCCCGGAAATTGCAAGGTCGCCGGTGCGGTTTCCATCTGTCCTCCAGGGCTGCGGTCGGGACCTCGGGTCGTCGCCGACCCGTGGCACGAGGTTTCACCTCTTGTGGCCGATGACCAGTTGCTTGTCCTGCGTGGACCGGTGCACCTCGCAGTCGACGAAGCCGGCGGCCTCCAGCAGGCCGATGAACTCCGCCGAGGTGCGGTGCCGGCCCTTGGCCTCGACGTGCATCGACAGGTTCATCACCGCGGTGGGCAGCGGGCCGCGGCGGTCGTCGTCGAACAGGCGGTCCATGATCAGGACCCGCCCGCCGTCGGAGCAGGCGCGGTACGCCTTCTGCAGCAGTTCCAGGCCGGTTTCGTCCGTCCAGCCGGACAGGATGTAGCCGAACGCGACGCAGTCGGTCGCGGGGAACTCGTCGCGGTGGAAGTCGCCCGCGGCGAAGTCCAGTCGGCCCTGCAGGCCGAACTTCTCGACGGTGTCGGCCACGTAGGGCTCCACCTCGGGCAGCTCGTACACGGTGGCGCGCAGACCGGGGGTCGCCTCCAGCGCGGCCACGCAGAACGGGCCGCTCGCGCCGCCGACGTCCACCAGGTGCCCGACCTGGTCCAGCCCGGCCATCGGCACCAGTTCGCGGGACACGTCGTACGTGAGCTCCCACATGGCGGCCAGGAACTCCTCGGTGAGCTTCGGAGTCTTGTACATCACCTCGAACGGGGCCGGCAGGGCGGCGTCCACGGCCGACTTCCCGTCCGTCAGGTACCCGTCCAGGTGCGGCAGTCGGCCGATGGTGCTGCCCATCACGTGGCTGAGGAAGCCGCCGACGGAGCGCGGGCTCCGGGGGTCCAGGTAGGGCGCCATCTCCGGCGTGACCAGGTAGGCGCCGTCCTCGTTCCGGTCGATGACGCCGAAGGAGTCGAGGAGGACCAGCAGCCGGTCGAGGGTCTCCCCGTCGAGCCCGAGCTTGTCGGCGATCTCGGCGGTGGGTGCCGCCTGGTCCACCAGGAACCCGAACACGCCGTGCTTGTCCGCCAGATGGATGGCAGTGGTCGCGTACACGCCGTAGACGGCCTTTTCCAACGCGCTGGGCAGCATCAGTCAGTTCTCCACATCGCTCTTTCCGTTTCCGCGAGACGAAGCTAGGGGCGGCCCGCGAGGGCCCTCAAGCAAGTTGCCTTGTCGTTCAAGGAGCCGTGCCGGGCGTAACCTGCACCGGACGGACGGATGCGCACAGCGACGGAGTCGGGACGGAACGCTTACGACAGCCGCGACTGCTTGTCAAGATCGTGGCAGCGTGATCATCGTTACGTACTGGAGTCGTCACTTCCGCCTTATTGTTTTGATAAGTGGTGGTCAACTGGGGCCGCCACTTGGGGGGCCGACTCGAATCGGCTTGGGAACGTGACCACAGTTCTGCGGGGTTCTCCCGCGAACTTCTACCGTCGAGCGCGTGCCGTAGCTCGGGGGATCGTGGTGGCGAGCCGAGACGTCGACCCGCCAGATTTGACGTGTGTGGGAGACGGGGACTTGAGAATCCACTTCACGGTTGACGACCTCGCGCAATTAAGTATGATTGCAAGTTTAGGGCCTGTCGTAGAAAGCGCATTCGCGCTCAAACAGTTCGGCAGGCAGGGAAACGCCGGCTTCCACGGCTGGCGCAAGAGCGTACGAGAGCAGCTGGGCACCCGGGTCGCCGAGGTCGAGCAGCTGGCCGACCGGTACGACGTGCAGGAGCTGTTACCACTGCTCAAGCTGCACTCGGGCGGCGGTCAGGACCTCGGGGTCGACGACCGGGCCCGACAGCGGGTCAGGGCGACCCTTTTCGAATTCTGCCAAGCGGCCGTTCTGCCGCACTGGCGACAGATGCGCGGTCACATGGCCTCGGTGCGCGACTCATGCGGCCGCATCGGCATCGCCAACGGGATGCACGCACTCCTGGACAACCTCCACCCGAAGCTCAACTGGAAGCCTCCGGTCCTGGAGGTCGCCGGAGAACCGGATCGCGACATCTACCTCAACGGGCGGGGCCTGGTGCTGTGCCCGTCACTCTTCCTGGCCGGCAAGGCCTGCATGGTCCTGGAGGACGTCCAGGAGAGCGGGGCTCCCGTCCTGGTCTTCTCGGTACCCCTGGACGCGGCCACCGAGGCCGAGTTCTGGGGCCACAACGCGGGCAGCGAGCAGGCGCTGAGCGCCCTGGTCGGACACACCCGCGCCGCCGCGCTCCAGATGCTCTCGGAGAGCTGCACCACCGGTGAACTCTCCCAGCGGCTGAACATCTCCCTGGCCGGCGCCAGCAAGCACGCCACGGTGCTGCGCAAGGCAGGACTGGTCACCACGGCCCGCAAGCGCAACACCGCACTGCACTCGCTGACGCCGCTCGGCGTGGCACTGCTGCGGCAGCGGCACTCCGCCAGGACCTAGGAACGCGGCCAGGGCGCGGGAACGCGCCCACCACCACCCACGGAGGGAACACGATGAGCACCAACCCGTTCGAGAACCCGGACGGCACCTACCTCGTGCTGGTCAACGACGAGGGCCAGCACTCCCTTTGGCCGTCCTTCGCCGAGACGCCGGCCGGCTGGACGGTCGCCCTGACCGAGACCGACCGGCAGTCGGCGCTCGACTACGTCGAGGCGAACTGGACCGACATGCGGCCCAAGAGCCTCCAGGAGGCGATGGGCGCGCGTTAAGTCGTAGCGCGGGCCTCCGACGGCCTGAGACAATCCCCCCTTCCCGGCCCT
The genomic region above belongs to Streptomyces sp. 1331.2 and contains:
- a CDS encoding MbtH family protein translates to MSTNPFENPDGTYLVLVNDEGQHSLWPSFAETPAGWTVALTETDRQSALDYVEANWTDMRPKSLQEAMGAR
- a CDS encoding ArsR/SmtB family transcription factor, with the translated sequence MRDSCGRIGIANGMHALLDNLHPKLNWKPPVLEVAGEPDRDIYLNGRGLVLCPSLFLAGKACMVLEDVQESGAPVLVFSVPLDAATEAEFWGHNAGSEQALSALVGHTRAAALQMLSESCTTGELSQRLNISLAGASKHATVLRKAGLVTTARKRNTALHSLTPLGVALLRQRHSART
- a CDS encoding tryptophan 2,3-dioxygenase family protein, coding for METAPATLQFPGRCDEVAQIQERAGREALTAGERDLLTKLYEEAYSEQSCASEVMRLLTRSFSREPIPQYYRYANLHVYSWFLDLHPTEPVAGAVLALEATLADLDAVERRAAPRLTEADNTEERLRRLDVLREHVRQLRVETGGDTTGGEIIDRSRDDDLARWQASVLTRCSGFLASGDHHEHMFLRAVQACELAFYLIRYFTVRARMAIGRDDELAKALMAQLTQYAELPNHIFHVLKTLTPELFLVFRDATGEASAVQSLNYHMMELVIYGYDARKVEAYTKFDHLYELTVPPLRSVRPLRDAVLEAGVPALTEGFAEVERTLLTWRGRHYGFGRRYLPGMEGSGGTEGAGYLRRFVHKDNLVPEPITTAPGLDLLGFAFR
- a CDS encoding methyltransferase, which encodes MLPSALEKAVYGVYATTAIHLADKHGVFGFLVDQAAPTAEIADKLGLDGETLDRLLVLLDSFGVIDRNEDGAYLVTPEMAPYLDPRSPRSVGGFLSHVMGSTIGRLPHLDGYLTDGKSAVDAALPAPFEVMYKTPKLTEEFLAAMWELTYDVSRELVPMAGLDQVGHLVDVGGASGPFCVAALEATPGLRATVYELPEVEPYVADTVEKFGLQGRLDFAAGDFHRDEFPATDCVAFGYILSGWTDETGLELLQKAYRACSDGGRVLIMDRLFDDDRRGPLPTAVMNLSMHVEAKGRHRTSAEFIGLLEAAGFVDCEVHRSTQDKQLVIGHKR